The DNA window CGCCTCCGTGATCTCCACGCCCACACGCGACTTGAACCACTGGCGCTGTCCATCCACCAGGGAGAGCAAGGCGATGGGCATGTCCAGCTGCTCGGCGGCAAAACGGGCCAGCCTGTCGTAGCGCTCCTCGGGCGGTGTATCCAGCAGCAGCAGGTCGCGCAAAGCTTGCAGTCGATCGGCCTCATCGACGGGTATGGGTGCGGGTGTCATGGCAAATCCTGCGGTGATAGAGGAAAGTGAAGTCGCTGGGCTCATCCCAGCAGATAGGCCATCTGGGCCAGATCGACCACGACCAGGTTGGCGTGGTCGACCGCGCCTCGGGCATTGATCAGCGCCAACTCACCCATGGCGCCCATGCGCATGCCGCTGCGCCGCGCGCTATGGGCCGGCAACCAGTCGCTCAGGCTGCGGATGGCGATGCCGACAGGCGCTGCCGCACTCCCCCGCGCCTGGAGGAGTACGGCCAGACGGGGGTCGGTTTGCCCTGCTGCTTTGCCAATGGCGGGCAGGTTGGCAACATGCACCGTGCGACCACGCCACGCGAGCACGGCCCGCCGCCCTTGCCGGAGATCCTCCCTGGCTTCGGGGGGTAGCTCCACCACACCCACAATGCCCTCCACCGGAGAGGCGTAACGCTGGTCCGCATCAAACACCAGGTAGGGCAAGGGCTCGGTGGCCTCCAGCGGCGCGGCGCCGCTTTTGGCATTCGCTGGGGCCACGGCCATTCGACTGATGGAAGCTTCGGGGGTCACGCCAAAGAGCTTGGCGACATCCAGAATTTGCAGCCTGCCCCGGTCCGCCAGCAGGGCCACGCCGGCCAGCAAGGCCTCGTCGGGCGTGCGTGCCACTGCGCCATGCTCCAGTTCTACAAACTGTGTGCACGCCGAGACCGTCAGCCCCAGCACCAATGGCCCGTGGCTCACCACCACCATCCAAGGCGCAGCCTGGCGATCGCTGGCCTGGCGGCCTTCGCTGATATCGACCAGCGGCAACTTGCGCCCCTGCCACTGGCCAATGGCCCAACTGCGCTCGGCGGGCCCCAACGCCAGTTCTGCCACGGGCACGGGCACCACCCGCTCCACGGCGTCCACAGGCACAGCCCACTTCTCGGTACCGATCAGGAACACCGCGTAACGCCTGGTGCCGGCTCCCGGTTTTAGGGCATGGGCCGATGCCTGCGTGTCCAACGGCACGGCAGGGGCCCTGTCTGCGGCCTCACACCAGGCCTGGCCCAATCGCATCAGGCGCGCAACTTCCAGAATGCACAGCGTCGGCGCGTTCGCTGATGCGGGAACCACCGACTCGAACAGTTCGTTGTCATCCGGCACATGGTGCACCCGGCGGATGTCGGCTAAAGCCACCGCCTTCACGCCCAGCACAGCGTCCACCCGTATGCCCAGCCACCCACCCGCGTGCTGCAGCACCAGCAACCTTTGCCGCGCCACATCGTCGCTGGCTGCCTCTAGAGGCAGCCAGCGCTCCAGCGCCACGATGGGCACCGCTGCACCAGCCACGTCGGCAACCCCCAGCAATGCACCACTGCGGCGGGGCAGCGCTGTCAGGCCGTGCGGCGGCAGGGGCAACGCCTGAAGGACTTGATCAATAGGAATGGCGATGTCACAGGCCCCGACGCGCACATGCACATGTGGCACCACCGCAGCGCGGGTGACCGAGGGGGCTTGCATCACCTCTTCCATCACGCCGTTCAATCGGCTTTGCGCGGGCTGCCGCTGCCTTGCAGGTCTTCCAGCAGCTTGGCCACATCCTGGGTCGAATGCTCTTGCTCGTCGGTGGCCGTACGAATCTCGCTGATGGAGCGCGTGGTGTTTTCCACGGCGCCCAGAATGCGCGAGAACGCAGCGTCCACTTCCTCGGACAGGCGGCTCCCTTCGGTGACGCGGCTGACCGTCTGGTGGATCAGCTTGGCAATTTCGCGAGCTGCCAGCGACGACTTCTCCGCCAGCTTGCGCACTTCGTCGGCCACCACCGAAAAGCCTACGCCTTGCTCCCCCGCACGCGCCGCCTCGATGGCCGCGTTGAAGGCCAGCAGATGGGTCTGGCTGGAGATTTCGCTGATCGTGTCCACGATTTCGTGGATGTCAGACGACGAGCGTTCAATGGCAATGATGGCGTCACGCGAGCGGCGCACCAGCTCGCTGCCCTCGCCCGCCTCGCGCTGCGTCTGCTCGGCCAGCTCGGTGGAGCGGCCTGCGCTGCGCGCCAGCCGCTTGATCGATTCCGTCATCGCGCGCAGCACCTCGGTGATGTCATGCACCTTTTGCGCCACCGCACGCTCGCGCTGCACCTGGGCGGTGATGTCCGTCGAATATTTGACCACCTTGTAGGGCCTGCCATCGACATCGAGGATGGGGTTGTAGGTGGCCTGGATCCAGACCTCTGCCCCGTGCTTGCCGATGCGGCGATAGCGCGCGCTCTGGAACTTGCCCTCGCCCAGATCGGCCCAGAAGTCGCGGTACGTCTGGCTTTGCACCAGGCCAGGCTCGCAGAACATGCTGTGATGCTGCCCCCGAATTTCCGCCAGGGTGTAGCCCATGGTGCGCAGAAAGTTCGGGTTGGCGGTTTGCACGTTGCCCTCCATATCGAACTCGATGACCGCTTGCGACAAGCCAATGGCATCGATCTTGCCCTTGGTCTCCGCAGCGGTGTTCATGTCGTTCGTGATGTCCACGGCGAACTTGACCACCTTGTACGGTTTGCCGGTGACATCCAGAATGGGGTTGTACGAGGCCTGGAGCCATATCTCCTGGCCGTCTTTCGACAGGCGGCGAAAGCGCCCGGCAATGAATTCGCCCCGGCCCAGTCGCTCCCACAAATTCGCATACTCGCTGGAATTCGCAAACCCGGGCTGGCAGAACATGCGATGGTGCTGACCCAGGACCTCGTCCAGCCCATAGCCAAACGCCTCTAGAAAATTCGTGTTGGCCTCCAGAACATGGCCCACAAGATCGAACTCGATCACCGCCTGTACACGGTTAATCGCCGCAATCTTGCCTTCAAAATCTGCTTGCTGAATCCGCTGCGCGGTGATGTCAGTGGCCAGTTTGACCACGCCTACCGTCCGGCCTTCGGCATCACGCACCGGGTTGTAAGAAGCCTGCAACCAGACCTGCTTGCCCGCCTTGGTGATCCGCAAAAACACCTCCTCGCGCACCTGTCCGGCGCGCAGCCCTTCCCACAGGGCCCGGTACGAATCGCTGCTCGTAACTTCAGGGGGGCAGAACATGCGGTGGTGCTGCCCGACCACCTCATCGGCGGTGTAGCCCATCAAATCCAGAAAAAGGCCATTGGCCCGCTGCACCCGGCCATCCAGGTCAAACTCGATGACGGCTTGCACATGTTCCAGGGCCGCCAGCAAGGCCGCCGTGCGCGCAGCTTCCAGGGGGGCGGTGGAGAGTGTTTCTGTAGGAGTATTCATGGGGGTGTTGTTTTGGCAAAACGCCGCTCGGCAATCCATTTTTTCGGGTCGTTCAGGATCGGCAACACCGGGGGAGCACGACCGCCGATCGCATGCACCGGAGCCGAAACTGCAACCAGATGCAACGGCGCAATAAGTATGTCTTAAATTGGCTTTTCTGGCACTTGACGTCCCCGATCACCCGCAAAACTACACTTGCACCATTGGTTTGAAACCGTGCTTCGAACCGTGAAGCTTTGCTATCCATTACCTGCCCACCGCCATGCTCCAGTACCTCACCGTCCCTGTGACCGCCTTTCAACAAAACGCCTCCCTTGTCTGGTGCGACGCCACCCACAAAGCCGCCGTGATCGACCCAGGCGGCGATCTGGACACACTGCTGGCCCATGCCAAGCGGCTGGGGGTGGCGTTAGAGCAAATCTGGCTCACACACGCCCACATCGACCACGCAGGAGGCACGGGCGAGCTGGCCCAGCGCCTGCAACTGCCCATCGTTGGGCCGCACCCCGGCGACCAGTTCTGGATTGACGGTTTGCCACAGCAAAGCGCGATGTTCGGTTTTCCACCCGCACAGCACTTCACGCCCACCCGCTGGCTCGCCGATGGCGACCAGGTGCAGATCGGCAACGAGACGCTCCATGTGCGCCATTGCCCGGGCCACACGCCCGGCCATGTGGTGTTCCACGCCCCGCAGATCGACCGGGCCTTTGTGGGCGACGTGCTGTTTGCCGGCAGCATTGGCCGCACGGATTTCCCGCAGGGCAACCACGAGCAGCTCATCGACAGCATCGTGCAGCGCCTGTGGCCCATGGGCGACCAGACGGTGTTTATTCCCGGGCATGGCCCGGAAAGCACTTTCGGGCGCGAACGCAAAAGCAACCCTTACGTCAGCGGAACCTGAGGGGTTTGCGGGCGGCTTGTGCAGCCGCCCGCAAACTCCACCTCGCTTTTTCAGGTCATTTCGGCTTCTAACGCCCGACAGACAAGCGCAAAAAGCTATTAACTAAATAGCAGAATCACCCATTGCGCCGCGCCGCCTGGTACAGCCCCTGCACCTTGGGCACGTTCTGCTCCAGCTCACGGATGCGCGCAGGGCCCGAAGGGTGGGTGGACAGAAACGCCAGCCCGCCCTGTTTGCTGCCCGTGGCGTTGCCCATCTTCTGCCACAGGGTAACGGCCGCCGAGGGGTCGTAGCCAGCGCGTGCCGCCAGCTCCAGCCCGACCAGGTCCGCCTCGCTTTCGTCCGACCGGCTGAACTGCAGCGACAGCAGTTGCCCGCCCAAACTGGCCGCCACATTGCCCAGGTCGCCCAGCCCCAAAAGCTGCGAGCCCAGCCGCAGCGCCAGGTTGGTGCCTTGCGTCTTGGCAATACGTTCACGCGCATGTTCGCGCAGCGCGTGGGCCATTTCGTGGCCCATGACCATGGCGGTCTCGTCCTCGGTCAGCTTGAGCTGGTCCAGGATGCCGGTATAGAAAGCGATCTTGCCGCCCGGCATGCAGAAGGCGTTGACCTGTTTGCTGCCAATCAGGTTGACCTCCCAGCGCCAGTTGCGGGCACGGTCGTTCCAGGGCGCGGTGAAGGGAATCAGGCGGCGTGCGATGGCGTGCAGGCTTTCGAGCTGGGGATGCCCAGGCGGCGCCAGCGCACGCTGGGCGCGGGCCTGCGCCAGCAACTGGCCGTACTGCTGCACGGCGGATTGCTCCAGGGTTTCGGCCGGTACCAGGCGGCGCACGCCGGAGGCCGAGCCCACATCAACCTGGGCGAGCACCGGCGCGGCCGCACTGGCGCCGGCCGCCAGCAAAAAGGCCCGGCGGGCAGACCAAGGGGACGAAGGCGCAGCTGTGGGAGTGGGGCAAAACAGGCACATGCAGGAATAATAGACAAAAACCACGCTGCCTCATGCCAGACAACCACGCAACCACGCCCCCCGACAGCCCGCCCCGCACCCCTTGGCTGCAGACCCTGCGCGTGTACCTGGAACCCGCCAGTCTGCGCATGCTGACGCTGGGATTCTCTGCTGGGCTGCCCCTCTTGCTGGTACTGGGCACGCTGAGTTTTCGCCTGCGCGAGGCGGGCATTGACCGCAGCACCATCGGGTACCTGAGCTGGGTGGGGCTGGCCTATGGCTTCAAGTGGGTGTGGGCGCCGCTGGTGGACCGCCTGCCCATCCCGCTGCTGACCCGGCTGATGGGGCGGCGGCGCAGCTGGCTTTTGCTGTCACAGGGCATGGTGGTGGCCGGGCTGGTGGGCATGGCGCTGGCCGACCCGCGCCTCACCCTGGGCCCCATCGTGTGGTGCGCGCTGGCGGTGGCGTTTGGCTCGGCCACGCAAGATATTGCGCTCGATGCCTTTCGCATCGAATCGGCGGACACCAACCACCAGGCGGCGCTGGCCGCCTCGTACCAGACGGGTTACCGCCTGGCCATGATCTGGGCCGGTGCGGGGGTGCTGTGGATTGCGGCGCGCTCCGAGGTGGCTCCCGCCCTCGGGCAGGCCGTGGCCCAGGGGGTGGCGGCGTACCAGAACGGCGCATGGCGGGCCGCTTACCTGGCCATGGCCGCCTCGATGGCGGTGGGTGTGGTCACGGTGTTGTTCTCGCGCGAGCCCGCACCGATGCAACTGCCGCCGCCCAAAGACGCAGCCGAATGGATCAGGGGCGCCGTGGTCGAGCCGTTTACCGATTTTTTGGGCCGCTACGGTTGGCACGCTGCGCTCATCCTGGCGCTGATCGCCGTGTACCGCATCAGCGATGTGGTGATGGGCATCATGGCCAACCCGTTTTATGTGGACATGGGTTTCACCAAGGACGAGGTCGCCGCCGTGACCAAGGTGTATGGCGTCATCATGACGCTGGTGGGCGCCTTTGTGGGCGGCGTGCTGTCGATGCGCCTGGGGGTGATGCGCATCCTGATGCTGGGTGCCGTGCTGAGCGCCTGCACCAACCTGCTGTTCGCCTGGCTGGCGGGGTACGGCCACGACGTGACGGCGCTGATTGCGGTGGTGTCGGCCGACAACCTGGCCAGCGGCATTGCGTCGGCGGCCTTCATTGCCTACCTGTCGAGCCTGACCAATGTACGCTACTCGGCCACGCAGTACGCGCTGTTCAGCTCCATGATGCTGCTGGCGCCCAAGTTCATTGCCGGGTTCTCCGGGGACTATGTCAACGCCTTTGGCTACGCACAGTTCTTTACGGCCACCGCGCTACTGGGGGCACCGGTGCTGGTACTGGTAGGGCTGGCTTCTCGTATCAAAACAAACTCCAACGCCCAGTCATCAAGCGCTGACAGCTCCTGATTTCATAGCTCCCAATTCCTTCATGCACTCCCGCGTTTACCGGGGCTTTACTCCCACGACACCCCCCCCTGACAGCACGGCGGCACGCTGTACCCACGTTGACAACCCGACTGCACTGAACCCATGGCCACGCAACTGCTGATGATCGAAGACGACGCCCGCCTGGCACAGATGGTGGGCGAATACCTGGGCCAGTCGGGCATGCAGGTCACGCACCACGGTGACGCCGCGGGCGGCCTGGCCCAACTCCAGGGGCCGGGCAGCAGCGGTCTGCCCGACCTGGTCATTCTTGACCTGATGCTGCCCGACATGGACGGCCTGGAGGTGTGCCGCCGCATCCGCGCACTGCAGGGGCCTGCAGCGCAGGTGCCGGTGCTCATGCTGACCGCCAAGGGCGACCCCATGGACCGCATCATCGGCCTGGAGATCGGCGCCGACGATTACCTGCCTAAACCTTTTGAGCCGCGCGAACTGCTCGCCCGTATCCGCGCCATCCTGCGCCGCCGCACCGATGGCGCACCGCCCGCCGTGCAAACCCTGCGCTTTGGCTCGCTGGAAATCGACCGCGATGCGCGCATCGTCACCGTCGGTGGCCAGCCCTGCGAGCTGACTTCGTACCAGTTTGACCTGCTCGTCGCGATGGCCGAGCGCGCGGGCCGCGTGCTCACGCGCGACCAGATCATGGAGGCCGTACGCGGGCGCGAACTGGAAGCCTTCGACCGCTCCATCGACGTGCACATGGGCCGCATCCGCGCCGCCATCGAACTGGACGCGAAGAACCCGCGCCGCATCCTCACCGTGCGCGGTGTGGGTTATGTGTTTGCCAAGCAGCAGGACTGACCGCGCCATGTTCTCGTTGTTCTCCCGCCGTCTGTACCTGCGCATCTGGCTGGCCGTGGTCGGGGGGGTCGCGGTGCTCACGCTGCTGGTCGGCTGGGCCTGGCGCGTGGCTGCCGAGCAAAATATTCAGCCCGAGGTGCCGCAGGGCCGCGAATTGGTGCTGCGCGACAGCGCGGGCAACACCCTGGTGACGGGCGTGGCCACGCGCATCCCCAGGCGGTCGCGGGAAGAAGGGGTGGAACTGCAGATCGAAGGCGAGGACGGCCGCAGTTACAGCCTGCAGTTTGGCCCCCGCCCACCCCGGGGGGAACGCCCACCGGGAGGGGGGTACCGCCAGGATGCCGCCTTCTGGACGCGCCCGCCGTTTGGTTTTTTGTGGATGCTGGGCCTGGTCGGCCTGGCCGTGGCCGTGGGGGTGTTTCCCATCATCCGGCGCCTGCTGGGGCGCCTGGACGTGCTGCAGCGCAGCGTGCAACGTTTTGGCGAGGGCGACCTGTCCGCCCGTGTGCCGGTCCATGGCAACGACGAAGTGGCCGAGCTGTCGCGCCAGTTCAATGCCGCCGCCACGCGCATCGAAGCCCTGATGCGCTCGCACAAGTCTTTGCTGGCCAATGCCTCGCACGAGCTGCGCTCGCCCCTCACGCGCATCCGCATGGGGCTCGAACTCATGGGCACGGGTCAGCCCGCGCCCGCCTTTCGCGCTGAAATCCTGCGCAACATTGCCGAACTGGACCAGCTGGTGGACGAAATTTTGCTCGCCAGCCGCCTCGACGCCCACGAGGCCGATGTGGGCACCATCGAGGCGGTGGACCTGGTGGGCCTGGCGGCGGAGGAATGCGCCCGGGTGGATGCAGACCTGGACGCCAGCACCGACGCACTGGAAGTGGCCGGCGTGTCCAAGCTGCTGCGCCGCGCCGTGCGCAACCTGCTGGAGAACGCACGGCGCTACAGCCAGGGCGAGATCACCGTCGTGGTGCGCCGCCTGGGCACCATGGCCGAAGTGCGTGTCTGCGACCGGGGCCCCGGCGTGCCGCCGGACCAGCGCGAACGCATCTTCGAGCCGTTCTACCGCCTGCCCGGCGCCAGCGAACGCGCCGGCAGCGTCGGCCTGGGCCTGGCCCTGGTGCGCTCGATTGCCGGGCGCCACCACGGCAGCGTGCACTGCGAAGACCACGTCGGCGGCGGTGCCTGTTTTGTGCTGCGCCTGCCGCTGCACCAAGGCAGCGGCGTGAGCGCGTGAGGCGGGTCAATGCAGCGCACACCTTGCGCTACAAAATAGTGAGCTGTTACCGCTTTATTCCAGAGGGTCTTAGATACTTTCCACATTGAACGTGCATATCAACAAGCGCTGGCAGCTCTTTTTTTAAGAGCATTCTTTCAACTTGCTGCACCGCAACCATGGCTTCGAGCAGCACCACTGCGCTGATGGCGCGAGAATGGCGCGATGACTGCCCTGCAACACTCCCGTTTCTCCACCCGTTTTGGTCTGACCACCCCCATCGCCCTGGCGCCCATGGCGCTGGCCTCGGGCGGTGCGCTGGCCAGCGCCTGTGCCCGTGCGGGCGCCCTCGGCCTGGTGGGTGGTGGCTATGGCGATCTGGCCTGGACGCAGCGCGAATACCGGCTGGCACTGGAGGCCGCCGACACCGGCCGCATCGGCTGCGGCTTCATCACCTGGAAACTCGACGAGGACGCCTCGGCGCTGGACTGGGTGCTCGACCTGCCCCCCACGCAGCGCCCGCGCGCCGTGATGCTGTCGTTTGGCGACGCACGCCGTTATGCACCGCGCATTGCGGCCAGCGGTGCGGCCCTGATCTGCCAGATCCAGTGCATGCAACAAGCCCCCGAGGCCATCGAAGCAGGCGCTGCCGTCATCGTGGCGCAAGGTGCCGAAGCGGGCGGACACAGCCTGAATGCGCTGAACGGGCGCGCCACCCTGACCTTGGTGCCGGAATTGGCCGACTGGCTGGCCCGCCACGCGCCAAGCACCTTGCTGCTGGCCGCTGGTGGCATTGCCGATGGCCGTACGCTAGCGGCAGTACTGGCGCTGGGTGCCGATGGCGCCCTGGTGGGCTCGCGCCTGTGGGCCACGCAGGAAAGCCTGGCCCCGGCGAGCGCCAAAGCCATCGCCCTGCAAACCGATGGCGACGGCACGGCGCGCACCGCCATCTTTGACATTCTGCGTCGCAAGAATTGGCCCGAGCCCTACGATTTCCGCGCCGTACGCAACGCTTTGCACCGCCAGTGGGAAGGCCGCATCGACACACTGCGCGCCCATCCTGAAGAAGCCCGCGCCCTGTACGACGCTGGCTGGCAAGCGAGCGACTATGCCGCCGCCCATGTCACCGTGGGCGAAGCTGTAGGATTGGTGCACGACCTGCCCGGAGCCGCCGAGCTGATCGCGCGCATGGGCCAGGAAGCCCAGGCCCGGCTACAGCAGCTGGTATAAAGACTTTACCGTGAACGCGCCTGCCCGGCCGCAGTCGGCTGGAGCGCCGCCAGCGTAAACGACACCATGAACAGATAGACCATGTTGCCGTTGAAATGGGCCAGAAACACCTGCGTCAGCCCAAAGCCCAGGTAACCCAAGGGAAGCAGCACCCCCACCAGGCGCAGGCACAGCGCCTGCCGGTCGACCAGGCCATCCGCCCCCAGAACGCGCACGCGCGTGGGCCAGAACAAGGCCAGTGGAACGGCATAAAAGAGCAGCAATCCACCCAGGCCCAGCACACCGCGCTTGGCAAACATGTCCAGCCACTCGTTGTGTGCATGCCCAAACTGCAGCACGATCGGGTGGGCCAGCCCCGCCGCCACACGGCGCTTTTTCTCCTGCTGGTAGCCCACCTCGCCCCAGCCGCCCAACGGCCGGTCCAGGCCCATATTCCACGCCAGTTGCCAGTGGTCCAGGCGCTGGCCTACCGAGGTGCGCGCATTGCCTTCGTCCACATACCCATTCATTTCACTTTGCGCCTGCTCCCAGCGCTGCTCGAGCTGCGGCGCCTGGTACCAGCTCAGCACAAGCACCAAGGCCAGCAGGCCTGCACCGCCCACCAGCACCCGCCGCCCCCACAGGTGGCGCACCAAAAGCCACGACAAGGGCAGCATGCACAGCGCCAAGGCCAGCCAACCGCCGCGGGTTTGCGACAGCAGCGAGCCGAGCAGGCCCAGCAGGGCGCACACACCCATCAACAGCCGCGGCTGCCAGCGCCAGCGGTCCATGCAGACCACCCACTGCATCCAGCACATCAGACCGAAGAGACCGCTCAGGTTGCCATACTGGATGGCGCCACTGGACCGGGTGGCGGAATCAATCCAGGCGCGATCATGCCCAAGCACCTGGACGTCCC is part of the Simplicispira sp. 125 genome and encodes:
- a CDS encoding O-antigen ligase family protein gives rise to the protein MAAFLLPALTLAVPSGYAYGIALLALCAMSTAPQWLRQSFESPSARWLMLVFTVMGAVWLYGGDLSKGWGILNKPSRYLLAVVCIPFVFAFPPRGRFLLLGIAVGAAGGGLKALWDVQVLGHDRAWIDSATRSSGAIQYGNLSGLFGLMCWMQWVVCMDRWRWQPRLLMGVCALLGLLGSLLSQTRGGWLALALCMLPLSWLLVRHLWGRRVLVGGAGLLALVLVLSWYQAPQLEQRWEQAQSEMNGYVDEGNARTSVGQRLDHWQLAWNMGLDRPLGGWGEVGYQQEKKRRVAAGLAHPIVLQFGHAHNEWLDMFAKRGVLGLGGLLLFYAVPLALFWPTRVRVLGADGLVDRQALCLRLVGVLLPLGYLGFGLTQVFLAHFNGNMVYLFMVSFTLAALQPTAAGQARSR
- a CDS encoding PAS domain-containing methyl-accepting chemotaxis protein, with the protein product MNTPTETLSTAPLEAARTAALLAALEHVQAVIEFDLDGRVQRANGLFLDLMGYTADEVVGQHHRMFCPPEVTSSDSYRALWEGLRAGQVREEVFLRITKAGKQVWLQASYNPVRDAEGRTVGVVKLATDITAQRIQQADFEGKIAAINRVQAVIEFDLVGHVLEANTNFLEAFGYGLDEVLGQHHRMFCQPGFANSSEYANLWERLGRGEFIAGRFRRLSKDGQEIWLQASYNPILDVTGKPYKVVKFAVDITNDMNTAAETKGKIDAIGLSQAVIEFDMEGNVQTANPNFLRTMGYTLAEIRGQHHSMFCEPGLVQSQTYRDFWADLGEGKFQSARYRRIGKHGAEVWIQATYNPILDVDGRPYKVVKYSTDITAQVQRERAVAQKVHDITEVLRAMTESIKRLARSAGRSTELAEQTQREAGEGSELVRRSRDAIIAIERSSSDIHEIVDTISEISSQTHLLAFNAAIEAARAGEQGVGFSVVADEVRKLAEKSSLAAREIAKLIHQTVSRVTEGSRLSEEVDAAFSRILGAVENTTRSISEIRTATDEQEHSTQDVAKLLEDLQGSGSPRKAD
- a CDS encoding MBL fold metallo-hydrolase; the protein is MLQYLTVPVTAFQQNASLVWCDATHKAAVIDPGGDLDTLLAHAKRLGVALEQIWLTHAHIDHAGGTGELAQRLQLPIVGPHPGDQFWIDGLPQQSAMFGFPPAQHFTPTRWLADGDQVQIGNETLHVRHCPGHTPGHVVFHAPQIDRAFVGDVLFAGSIGRTDFPQGNHEQLIDSIVQRLWPMGDQTVFIPGHGPESTFGRERKSNPYVSGT
- a CDS encoding M48 family metallopeptidase, producing the protein MCLFCPTPTAAPSSPWSARRAFLLAAGASAAAPVLAQVDVGSASGVRRLVPAETLEQSAVQQYGQLLAQARAQRALAPPGHPQLESLHAIARRLIPFTAPWNDRARNWRWEVNLIGSKQVNAFCMPGGKIAFYTGILDQLKLTEDETAMVMGHEMAHALREHARERIAKTQGTNLALRLGSQLLGLGDLGNVAASLGGQLLSLQFSRSDESEADLVGLELAARAGYDPSAAVTLWQKMGNATGSKQGGLAFLSTHPSGPARIRELEQNVPKVQGLYQAARRNG
- a CDS encoding MFS transporter; the encoded protein is MPDNHATTPPDSPPRTPWLQTLRVYLEPASLRMLTLGFSAGLPLLLVLGTLSFRLREAGIDRSTIGYLSWVGLAYGFKWVWAPLVDRLPIPLLTRLMGRRRSWLLLSQGMVVAGLVGMALADPRLTLGPIVWCALAVAFGSATQDIALDAFRIESADTNHQAALAASYQTGYRLAMIWAGAGVLWIAARSEVAPALGQAVAQGVAAYQNGAWRAAYLAMAASMAVGVVTVLFSREPAPMQLPPPKDAAEWIRGAVVEPFTDFLGRYGWHAALILALIAVYRISDVVMGIMANPFYVDMGFTKDEVAAVTKVYGVIMTLVGAFVGGVLSMRLGVMRILMLGAVLSACTNLLFAWLAGYGHDVTALIAVVSADNLASGIASAAFIAYLSSLTNVRYSATQYALFSSMMLLAPKFIAGFSGDYVNAFGYAQFFTATALLGAPVLVLVGLASRIKTNSNAQSSSADSS
- a CDS encoding nitronate monooxygenase — translated: MTALQHSRFSTRFGLTTPIALAPMALASGGALASACARAGALGLVGGGYGDLAWTQREYRLALEAADTGRIGCGFITWKLDEDASALDWVLDLPPTQRPRAVMLSFGDARRYAPRIAASGAALICQIQCMQQAPEAIEAGAAVIVAQGAEAGGHSLNALNGRATLTLVPELADWLARHAPSTLLLAAGGIADGRTLAAVLALGADGALVGSRLWATQESLAPASAKAIALQTDGDGTARTAIFDILRRKNWPEPYDFRAVRNALHRQWEGRIDTLRAHPEEARALYDAGWQASDYAAAHVTVGEAVGLVHDLPGAAELIARMGQEAQARLQQLV
- a CDS encoding response regulator transcription factor, producing the protein MATQLLMIEDDARLAQMVGEYLGQSGMQVTHHGDAAGGLAQLQGPGSSGLPDLVILDLMLPDMDGLEVCRRIRALQGPAAQVPVLMLTAKGDPMDRIIGLEIGADDYLPKPFEPRELLARIRAILRRRTDGAPPAVQTLRFGSLEIDRDARIVTVGGQPCELTSYQFDLLVAMAERAGRVLTRDQIMEAVRGRELEAFDRSIDVHMGRIRAAIELDAKNPRRILTVRGVGYVFAKQQD
- a CDS encoding chemotaxis protein CheW, translated to MQAPSVTRAAVVPHVHVRVGACDIAIPIDQVLQALPLPPHGLTALPRRSGALLGVADVAGAAVPIVALERWLPLEAASDDVARQRLLVLQHAGGWLGIRVDAVLGVKAVALADIRRVHHVPDDNELFESVVPASANAPTLCILEVARLMRLGQAWCEAADRAPAVPLDTQASAHALKPGAGTRRYAVFLIGTEKWAVPVDAVERVVPVPVAELALGPAERSWAIGQWQGRKLPLVDISEGRQASDRQAAPWMVVVSHGPLVLGLTVSACTQFVELEHGAVARTPDEALLAGVALLADRGRLQILDVAKLFGVTPEASISRMAVAPANAKSGAAPLEATEPLPYLVFDADQRYASPVEGIVGVVELPPEAREDLRQGRRAVLAWRGRTVHVANLPAIGKAAGQTDPRLAVLLQARGSAAAPVGIAIRSLSDWLPAHSARRSGMRMGAMGELALINARGAVDHANLVVVDLAQMAYLLG
- a CDS encoding ATP-binding protein; its protein translation is MFSLFSRRLYLRIWLAVVGGVAVLTLLVGWAWRVAAEQNIQPEVPQGRELVLRDSAGNTLVTGVATRIPRRSREEGVELQIEGEDGRSYSLQFGPRPPRGERPPGGGYRQDAAFWTRPPFGFLWMLGLVGLAVAVGVFPIIRRLLGRLDVLQRSVQRFGEGDLSARVPVHGNDEVAELSRQFNAAATRIEALMRSHKSLLANASHELRSPLTRIRMGLELMGTGQPAPAFRAEILRNIAELDQLVDEILLASRLDAHEADVGTIEAVDLVGLAAEECARVDADLDASTDALEVAGVSKLLRRAVRNLLENARRYSQGEITVVVRRLGTMAEVRVCDRGPGVPPDQRERIFEPFYRLPGASERAGSVGLGLALVRSIAGRHHGSVHCEDHVGGGACFVLRLPLHQGSGVSA